In Paenibacillus sp. G2S3, a single window of DNA contains:
- a CDS encoding PIN domain-containing protein has protein sequence MYRGPKPSVVIDTCIWIDLVKGKYEKRMLTILENLVMDYHIKLVVPTQIAHEWNRIKNERILVATDHYLNAAKNTINEALKIAKSSKHTEISAQLELSMTLLKELKPAILQEYTDLSQRIDNLFNSKKTVHINLSEAKKSSLIDDVLMNKEPFFKKDKKKSMGDAVIFFSILEYMDDSNQELYFISSNTEDFGKDQLDINLQEIVDDNFKYYRSLPAAIESLEEWSEEVKAYLQSEEEAEQMRQESDWRNAILTIGNCDDCGAENVPGRYAYISGDLAVLAFCLNCNPFPLN, from the coding sequence ATGTATCGTGGACCTAAACCCAGTGTTGTTATTGATACATGTATATGGATAGATTTAGTTAAAGGCAAATATGAAAAGCGCATGCTTACTATACTGGAAAACCTTGTTATGGATTATCACATTAAACTAGTTGTGCCCACTCAAATAGCCCACGAATGGAATAGAATCAAAAATGAGCGCATTCTAGTTGCAACAGATCACTACTTGAATGCAGCTAAAAATACAATAAATGAGGCATTAAAAATCGCAAAATCTTCAAAGCATACCGAAATAAGTGCTCAGCTAGAATTGAGCATGACTTTGCTTAAAGAATTAAAACCTGCAATACTTCAAGAATATACAGATTTATCTCAACGTATTGATAACTTATTTAACAGTAAAAAAACCGTACACATAAACTTAAGTGAAGCAAAGAAGTCATCGTTAATTGACGATGTGCTTATGAATAAAGAGCCCTTTTTTAAAAAAGATAAAAAGAAAAGCATGGGGGATGCGGTTATTTTTTTCAGTATCCTTGAATACATGGACGATTCTAACCAAGAATTATATTTTATCAGTAGCAACACTGAAGATTTTGGAAAGGATCAGTTAGATATCAACCTCCAGGAAATCGTGGACGACAATTTCAAGTATTATAGATCTTTGCCTGCAGCAATTGAAAGTCTGGAGGAGTGGAGCGAGGAAGTAAAGGCTTATCTGCAGTCAGAAGAGGAAGCAGAACAAATGCGTCAAGAGAGTGATTGGCGTAATGCTATATTAACTATTGGCAATTGCGACGATTGCGGCGCAGAAAATGTACCAGGAAGATATGCATATATCTCTGGGGATCTGGCGGTGTTGGCATTCTGCTTAAATTGTAACCCCTTCCCTCTTAATTAA
- a CDS encoding AIPR family protein, with translation MSNQVTLLNILLEEFLRESNLKNADIAFESFATNQIFKDYDISFEEIQLGLVGEKKDYGIDGIFIFANDELINSEEEFQASNKPVFDFHFLQYKNTDTISEDVINKFIVASEELFNLEKDFNTLEGVISETLKDKILLIHKLIKLTASKHPRININFYHVCKGDASNIYGPRHNNYSYIHKIETLRTKITETNLGNITFDFKIIDASTILTLARKEPSYSLQLKLNENPIALEYKETDERGYIASVNVIEYFKFLVDSTDNSLRKYLFESNIRDYQNNTTVNSEIIQTLKNKNELDFWWLNNGITIIAENGTLTGKTLHLDNVQIVNGLQTSHSIYHTFAEGLPESDSRSILLKIIITDKKETTDVIIKSNNSHNPVPPALLRATDKVQRDIEDYLLSHDLYYDRRKNYYKNLKKPTKQIISINYLSQCLTALVEKNPSKARSNPTILTKNEQDYNRLFPTTRPMEVYSNSIKLMKKIEAYLKQSFIAEDEVDVAVATYYHFHIGRVLISYLSNQARFNGERLLKTFDLNQIIDSKINVALRITKQLVLDYASHNQQHNLTYISKQIPFSDYINTNLDSLLTS, from the coding sequence ATGAGCAATCAAGTCACGCTACTTAATATTTTGCTAGAAGAGTTTTTGAGGGAAAGTAATCTGAAAAATGCAGACATAGCATTCGAATCATTTGCAACAAATCAAATATTTAAGGATTATGATATTAGTTTTGAAGAAATACAGCTTGGATTAGTTGGAGAGAAAAAAGATTATGGTATTGATGGCATATTTATATTTGCTAATGATGAGCTAATTAATTCTGAAGAAGAATTTCAAGCAAGCAATAAACCAGTATTTGATTTCCACTTTTTACAATACAAAAACACTGATACTATTTCCGAAGATGTTATTAATAAGTTCATCGTAGCTAGTGAAGAATTATTTAATTTAGAAAAGGATTTTAATACTCTTGAGGGAGTGATATCCGAAACACTTAAAGACAAAATATTACTAATTCACAAACTTATTAAACTGACTGCTTCAAAACATCCTAGAATTAATATTAATTTCTATCATGTTTGTAAAGGCGATGCTTCAAACATCTATGGTCCAAGACATAACAATTATAGTTACATTCATAAAATTGAAACACTAAGAACAAAAATTACAGAAACAAACTTAGGTAATATTACTTTTGACTTTAAAATAATTGATGCATCAACTATTTTAACGTTAGCTCGTAAAGAACCTAGTTACTCGCTTCAACTAAAATTAAATGAGAATCCAATTGCACTAGAATATAAAGAGACTGATGAAAGAGGTTATATCGCTTCAGTAAATGTAATTGAATACTTCAAATTTCTTGTTGATTCAACGGATAATTCTTTAAGGAAATATCTATTTGAATCTAATATTCGTGATTATCAAAACAACACAACTGTTAATTCTGAAATAATACAAACATTAAAAAATAAGAATGAATTAGATTTTTGGTGGTTAAATAATGGAATTACGATTATAGCTGAAAATGGCACCTTAACAGGAAAGACTTTGCATTTGGATAATGTTCAAATAGTTAACGGTTTACAAACTTCTCATTCAATATACCATACATTTGCAGAGGGACTTCCAGAATCAGACTCTCGATCTATTTTACTGAAAATAATAATTACGGATAAAAAAGAAACAACCGATGTAATAATAAAATCAAATAACTCTCATAATCCTGTTCCACCTGCTTTATTAAGGGCAACAGATAAAGTGCAAAGAGATATTGAAGACTATTTACTATCTCATGATCTTTATTATGATAGAAGAAAAAACTATTATAAAAATTTAAAAAAACCTACTAAACAAATTATTTCAATAAATTATTTATCACAATGTTTAACTGCCTTAGTCGAAAAGAATCCCTCAAAAGCAAGGTCCAATCCAACAATCTTAACAAAAAACGAACAAGATTATAACAGATTATTTCCAACCACTAGACCAATGGAAGTATATTCAAACTCAATTAAATTAATGAAAAAAATTGAAGCTTATCTAAAACAATCTTTTATTGCTGAAGATGAAGTAGATGTAGCAGTTGCGACGTATTATCATTTCCATATTGGTAGAGTATTAATATCTTATCTTTCAAATCAAGCAAGATTTAATGGGGAAAGACTCCTAAAAACATTTGATTTAAATCAAATTATTGACTCAAAGATAAATGTTGCTTTAAGAATAACCAAACAACTTGTATTAGACTATGCTTCTCATAATCAACAGCATAATTTAACTTATATATCTAAACAAATACCATTTAGTGATTATATAAATACTAATCTTGATTCTTTACTAACATCATAG
- a CDS encoding helix-turn-helix transcriptional regulator — translation MTKDFSDLLESVRIRNGWTQEYLAYMLGYSASHISKILRGDNSVTIGFINQVIGPLNISRYQALVSFYRNSAFVKLGVDVRGEFIPESVALRAVEGGNYQITTYWPSFLSYRYLDKTDSKNIQWEFKDLTDLSTETGISQERLKEIFDCYYIRCAPVKVEETIRLCKALDKSWHELFALTCYDLQDEYIVNVAVTVDRYVEHQRRKRDDRFQQLPVNNLSEEEAAFLLEMLKTYRKLHLAPVMK, via the coding sequence ATGACAAAGGATTTTTCTGATCTCTTGGAGAGTGTACGAATACGAAACGGATGGACGCAGGAATACTTGGCTTATATGTTGGGATATAGTGCTTCACACATTAGTAAAATTTTGAGAGGGGATAATTCCGTCACTATTGGTTTTATTAATCAGGTTATTGGGCCGCTCAATATCTCGCGGTATCAAGCTTTGGTTTCATTTTACCGCAATAGTGCCTTCGTTAAGCTTGGAGTTGATGTTCGAGGGGAGTTCATTCCTGAATCCGTTGCACTAAGAGCAGTGGAGGGCGGTAATTATCAGATCACAACATATTGGCCATCATTTCTTAGTTACAGATATTTAGATAAAACTGATAGTAAAAATATACAATGGGAGTTCAAAGATCTTACCGATCTTTCTACTGAGACGGGGATTAGCCAGGAACGATTAAAGGAAATTTTTGATTGTTACTACATACGCTGTGCTCCGGTCAAAGTCGAGGAAACGATACGCCTGTGTAAGGCTTTAGATAAGAGCTGGCATGAACTATTTGCTCTTACCTGCTATGATCTCCAAGACGAGTACATCGTGAACGTAGCTGTTACGGTGGATCGTTATGTAGAGCACCAGAGGAGGAAGAGGGACGATCGTTTTCAGCAGCTACCAGTTAATAATCTTAGTGAAGAGGAGGCTGCCTTTTTGCTTGAAATGTTAAAAACCTACCGAAAACTACACTTAGCGCCGGTTATGAAATAA
- a CDS encoding site-specific integrase, with protein sequence MANIQKRGDNSWFLTVNAGKDARGKYVRFTRTVHCRTKREVESEYAKFRMEVEADEYVSPQKLTFGAFVEEWRDKYAVKHLGFKTLYTYDSNLKTRILPYFEHLRLEEIKPLHIVNFLNQLEKEGSREDKKTGGLASGTIEIQHRILKSILKRAVEWRIIKRNPVNDVQKPKVNSKEIIPYNEAEVEQMLRALQHEPYHWRIMITLALTTGLRRGELLGLEWKHLDFNNGILDVSQSLIHALKGEVIVKSPKTKKSIRKVALPSSMLKELKEYYAYRMQERNDVGDSWYSGDWFFMFSHPDGQPFHHERPYLWFRQFIKKNGFRYIRFHDLRHTSATILINQGVHAKIISERLGHGSIATTMNIYGHALRTADQAAADKFETFFTSDNTQG encoded by the coding sequence TTGGCTAATATTCAAAAACGTGGTGATAATTCATGGTTCTTAACAGTTAATGCCGGTAAAGACGCTAGAGGAAAATATGTTCGTTTCACAAGAACCGTTCATTGCCGAACAAAAAGAGAAGTGGAAAGCGAATATGCTAAATTTCGGATGGAAGTGGAAGCGGATGAATATGTGTCGCCTCAGAAACTAACATTTGGGGCGTTCGTCGAAGAATGGAGAGATAAGTATGCCGTAAAGCATTTGGGTTTCAAGACATTATACACATATGACTCTAATCTTAAGACCCGAATTCTTCCGTACTTTGAGCATCTGAGACTTGAGGAAATTAAACCACTTCACATCGTAAACTTTCTGAATCAACTCGAAAAGGAAGGAAGTCGTGAAGATAAAAAAACAGGAGGATTAGCCTCTGGTACAATTGAAATTCAGCACCGTATCTTAAAAAGCATACTCAAACGTGCAGTAGAATGGAGAATTATTAAGCGCAATCCGGTTAACGATGTGCAGAAACCAAAGGTCAATTCAAAAGAGATCATCCCCTACAATGAAGCAGAGGTAGAACAAATGCTTCGAGCGTTACAACATGAGCCCTATCACTGGAGGATCATGATTACCTTGGCTCTTACAACCGGATTACGGCGAGGTGAATTACTCGGACTGGAATGGAAGCATCTTGATTTTAACAATGGGATTTTGGATGTGTCACAATCACTGATTCATGCTCTTAAAGGCGAGGTCATTGTCAAATCTCCCAAAACAAAAAAATCTATTCGGAAAGTAGCGTTACCAAGTTCTATGTTAAAGGAGCTGAAAGAATACTACGCTTACAGAATGCAAGAACGAAATGACGTTGGCGATTCATGGTATAGCGGAGATTGGTTTTTTATGTTCTCACATCCCGATGGACAACCTTTTCATCATGAGCGTCCCTACCTTTGGTTTCGACAGTTCATAAAGAAAAATGGCTTTCGGTACATTCGGTTTCATGATCTCCGGCATACCTCAGCCACAATTCTGATTAACCAAGGCGTTCATGCTAAGATCATCTCAGAGCGACTTGGACATGGGAGCATCGCCACCACTATGAATATTTATGGACATGCGCTCCGCACTGCCGACCAAGCTGCAGCTGATAAATTCGAAACGTTTTTCACATCTGATAATACACAAGGATAA
- a CDS encoding site-specific integrase, whose amino-acid sequence MAFLLQSAYFQIWSNQFTLRSSTKQKYISVLKKFEAFLLDNGFEGELDFDQFHASREHPGRFLPIQRKVFDRFFIDLKHHEHMSNMNLAATITVLRCFFEFLYEADLIQHNPLLGYPRPKFESSIQNTALSKAECLALLQAALHKSPFYRQEFVFLWFMLITGLRLSEVRFLRRKRVHLDTRIVHVFDAQKTEKRPVALPQDLTAELERYVQHPEYLRYANQGDEYLFHQHGKIMTVDKIKGILSDLTHDTGLDRHIRPHDLRRTAGYLMQTGGMSIIDIQHQLRHKNVGTTLRYVPPLNDLTKILEDT is encoded by the coding sequence ATGGCTTTTTTACTTCAGTCCGCCTACTTCCAGATCTGGAGCAACCAATTCACATTAAGAAGTTCAACCAAACAAAAATATATTAGCGTACTCAAAAAATTCGAAGCCTTCCTACTTGACAATGGTTTTGAAGGAGAACTTGATTTTGATCAATTTCATGCCAGTCGTGAGCATCCTGGCAGATTCCTCCCCATTCAACGAAAGGTCTTTGATCGTTTTTTTATTGACTTAAAACATCATGAACATATGTCGAATATGAATTTAGCAGCAACCATTACCGTGTTACGATGTTTCTTTGAATTCCTGTATGAAGCGGATCTGATTCAACATAACCCACTGCTCGGATATCCTAGGCCAAAATTCGAGTCCTCCATTCAAAACACTGCCTTGTCGAAAGCTGAGTGTCTTGCCCTTCTACAAGCTGCATTGCATAAGAGCCCGTTCTACCGGCAAGAGTTTGTGTTTCTCTGGTTCATGCTGATCACGGGTCTTCGACTCTCAGAGGTCCGTTTCCTAAGGCGGAAACGGGTACACTTGGACACACGGATCGTCCATGTTTTTGATGCACAAAAAACCGAGAAACGACCTGTAGCCCTCCCTCAGGATCTCACGGCAGAACTTGAACGGTACGTCCAACATCCTGAATATCTTAGGTATGCGAATCAGGGGGATGAATACCTATTCCATCAACATGGAAAAATCATGACCGTCGATAAGATTAAAGGTATACTATCCGATTTAACTCATGATACAGGTCTTGACAGGCATATTCGGCCTCATGATCTTAGACGAACAGCGGGATATTTGATGCAGACAGGTGGTATGAGCATCATCGATATTCAGCATCAGCTGCGCCATAAAAATGTAGGAACAACGTTGCGTTATGTACCACCATTGAATGATTTGACTAAGATTCTCGAAGATACCTAA
- a CDS encoding tyrosine-type recombinase/integrase — MPIFDDTIANDIAFEESLIQLADQHGPDTFKRMLQRLSPQNHAEAIKVKESVLLDVAVLHYYESDAFQSLAKTSQQAYRYEMDLFLRYCERLKGTNPNLKEISSAAFLNDYLAPVQKLNTRSKKAAFLRSFLGEVFAHFFNQDIRKLKRTLSMEIDQNREPRAFAKEQLDELLCLVRLGREAHRNFTILWTFLGSGIRLSELLHLQIGDIVVSRQEILVRGKGKRGYKQPSKITKSSLEILSTYVNFRYHGVKDAQDYLERYIFSDDRGKSPLHESTVQKMFASLIDQATSIPESDKKPYQLSVHSLRHSFALYLLESGVNLYTIKELMRHSWLSSTEVYLKLFDSMLVKAIDQHPLAQLNASDLF; from the coding sequence ATGCCTATATTTGATGATACGATAGCCAACGATATTGCTTTTGAAGAAAGCTTAATCCAACTGGCGGATCAACACGGACCGGATACGTTTAAACGTATGTTGCAGCGCCTATCTCCTCAAAACCATGCTGAAGCGATAAAAGTGAAGGAATCGGTTCTGCTGGATGTTGCGGTTCTCCATTATTACGAGAGTGATGCGTTTCAGAGCTTAGCAAAAACCTCGCAACAAGCATATCGCTATGAAATGGATTTGTTCTTACGGTATTGCGAGCGCTTAAAAGGAACTAACCCAAACCTCAAGGAGATTTCATCCGCAGCCTTTTTAAACGACTATTTAGCCCCTGTTCAAAAACTGAATACACGTAGCAAGAAAGCTGCTTTTTTAAGAAGTTTTTTAGGCGAGGTTTTTGCTCATTTCTTCAACCAGGATATCCGAAAACTCAAACGAACCCTCTCTATGGAAATTGATCAAAACCGTGAGCCACGTGCATTTGCCAAAGAACAGCTGGATGAGCTGCTGTGTCTTGTTCGACTTGGCCGCGAAGCCCACCGGAATTTCACTATTTTATGGACCTTTTTAGGTTCGGGTATTCGGCTAAGTGAATTGTTACATCTACAGATTGGCGATATTGTTGTATCCCGACAAGAGATCCTTGTACGAGGAAAAGGAAAACGTGGATATAAGCAGCCTAGCAAAATAACCAAATCGTCCCTTGAAATACTAAGCACCTACGTGAACTTTCGGTACCATGGCGTAAAAGATGCGCAAGATTATTTAGAACGATATATTTTTTCGGATGACAGAGGAAAATCCCCTCTACACGAAAGCACAGTTCAGAAGATGTTTGCTTCATTGATTGATCAAGCAACATCTATACCCGAATCCGATAAAAAACCTTATCAGCTATCCGTACACTCTCTACGGCATTCCTTTGCTCTTTATCTGCTTGAGTCCGGCGTAAATCTATACACGATCAAGGAGCTCATGAGGCATTCGTGGCTGAGTTCCACTGAGGTTTATTTAAAATTATTTGATAGTATGCTAGTTAAAGCAATCGACCAGCATCCCCTCGCTCAGCTCAATGCAAGCGATCTCTTTTGA
- a CDS encoding tyrosine-type recombinase/integrase has protein sequence MDYDSHLITKNEHSNHDETQESFRQNFSFAEKILDVQGMFPTLSDDHDIRKVTREKVEHMLYAKQLIPEIQPIEDKAYLGAKGINQWIWENKVQAEISQSLLREYLSRSMRNAPHVFFRKFQLTRNLLLHTAELFEIAPSQIEDGHLLDPKTLHQGFEHLAKDAYTSTLFQFLMRRSIQSGRLEKIFPFFKASDKQTNMHPRILGFQMHMEEKGFSRKHIRNTSTHVTQFFVWLCANVQTFKQATPDTISVFQIQNEHLLMYRTYKLKLVRDGECSQISFTHSIYAIRSFYRFLHERFGFESPLQRFRSIKAPRYSPRELPTDQQIEAFFHVVEQYARNPVREQIGYRLMFHLGLRLSEVAHIKWSDINLGTRTIVIHSKGNKSHILPLSGKLCSLLQELQTKPRTTYLLGQRISTIKHDVYEYFILYAMIAGWPFPGGVHIFRHMFITRLAYKGILPQAIKELARVRMLDTVGLYIHMAHRDQHMIRQIDLLQYE, from the coding sequence ATGGATTACGACAGCCATTTAATCACTAAGAACGAGCATTCGAACCATGACGAAACCCAAGAATCTTTTCGGCAGAATTTTTCTTTTGCCGAAAAGATTCTTGACGTTCAGGGTATGTTTCCCACTCTCAGTGACGATCATGATATTAGAAAAGTCACGCGTGAGAAGGTGGAACATATGCTGTATGCCAAACAATTGATACCTGAAATTCAACCTATTGAAGACAAGGCCTATCTAGGTGCAAAAGGTATTAATCAATGGATCTGGGAGAACAAAGTACAAGCTGAAATATCTCAAAGCTTATTACGAGAGTATTTAAGTCGTAGTATGCGCAATGCACCCCATGTCTTTTTCAGGAAATTCCAACTCACTCGCAACCTGTTGCTTCACACTGCAGAACTTTTTGAGATCGCACCTTCTCAGATTGAAGATGGACACTTGCTTGATCCCAAAACCCTTCATCAGGGGTTCGAACACCTAGCGAAGGATGCGTACACATCAACTCTATTCCAATTTTTAATGCGAAGATCCATTCAAAGCGGAAGGTTAGAAAAGATCTTTCCATTCTTTAAAGCATCAGACAAGCAGACAAATATGCATCCGAGAATCCTGGGCTTCCAAATGCATATGGAGGAGAAAGGATTTTCTCGTAAACATATTCGAAACACATCTACCCACGTAACCCAGTTCTTTGTTTGGCTTTGTGCAAACGTCCAGACATTTAAGCAAGCTACTCCTGACACAATCTCCGTTTTTCAAATTCAAAATGAACATTTGCTGATGTACCGCACCTACAAACTTAAGCTCGTAAGGGATGGAGAGTGCAGTCAAATCTCATTTACACATAGTATATATGCCATTCGCTCATTCTATCGTTTTTTACATGAAAGATTTGGCTTTGAGTCTCCTTTACAGCGCTTCCGTTCCATTAAGGCACCCCGATACAGCCCTCGTGAGCTTCCAACGGATCAGCAAATCGAAGCCTTTTTTCATGTGGTGGAGCAGTATGCAAGAAATCCTGTCCGTGAACAGATTGGGTATCGTTTGATGTTCCATCTGGGGCTCCGATTATCTGAAGTGGCACATATCAAATGGAGTGATATTAATTTAGGAACACGAACGATTGTTATCCATAGCAAAGGTAACAAGAGTCACATTTTACCACTGTCAGGAAAACTTTGTTCCCTTTTACAAGAGCTTCAAACCAAGCCGAGGACAACCTACCTCTTGGGACAAAGAATCTCTACGATTAAACACGATGTATATGAATATTTCATTCTCTATGCAATGATTGCCGGCTGGCCGTTTCCAGGCGGCGTTCATATTTTCCGTCATATGTTTATAACGCGTCTTGCCTATAAAGGCATCCTCCCGCAAGCGATAAAGGAATTAGCCCGTGTACGTATGCTGGATACCGTCGGGCTATATATTCATATGGCGCACCGAGACCAGCACATGATTCGTCAAATTGATTTGCTCCAGTATGAATAA
- a CDS encoding helix-turn-helix domain-containing protein, whose amino-acid sequence MSEYELLRIQLLKTLVQMEEKLLVCVEKEKFQSYTTVESRDENLTFSQNNLQQKAVLSVLELSDYLGVSSDSIYTMVREKQIPFIRVRRRILFDRDSINSWIHTNTPYPE is encoded by the coding sequence ATGAGCGAATATGAATTATTACGAATTCAATTATTAAAAACACTTGTACAAATGGAAGAAAAGTTGTTAGTCTGTGTCGAGAAGGAAAAGTTTCAATCTTACACTACTGTTGAAAGTAGAGACGAGAATTTAACCTTTAGCCAAAATAATCTTCAGCAGAAAGCTGTATTGTCTGTATTGGAATTGTCTGATTATCTTGGTGTTTCATCAGACAGTATCTATACAATGGTACGTGAAAAACAAATACCCTTTATAAGAGTACGAAGAAGAATATTATTTGACAGAGATTCAATCAATTCATGGATTCACACTAACACCCCATATCCTGAATAA
- a CDS encoding site-specific DNA-methyltransferase, translating into MFENRLFKTLNIKTNDDLKIFSKKSKITTAKLKYYNDQGILPFPVDLETMLHMTGMSELELKINLGILDNSILDLLQLHSKEVSNILKKDQYEIKPATKHDFAFETPYGKMYQGDCISLMNTMKNGSVDLIFADPPFNLDKVYESGMNDKITDEEYLRWTEEWVLKCVDLLKEGGSLFIWNLPKWNTYISDILNQRLTFKHWIAVDIKYRLPIKNKLYPSHYSLLYYTKGEKANTFNEQRLPLEICRKCGGDIRDYGGYKDKLNTLGINLTDVWYDIPPVRHSKYKTRDSNELSMKLLERVISLSSNEGDLVFDPFGGSGTTYAVAEIMKRKWIGVELGSVDLINKRLNDLDSQKTYIDDIQRNKNTLFTDDMKKLRIKKGHWLPETLKKKGLSKQSGDTLF; encoded by the coding sequence TTGTTTGAAAACCGTCTATTTAAAACCTTAAATATAAAGACAAATGATGATCTGAAAATATTTTCTAAAAAATCCAAGATTACTACGGCCAAATTGAAATATTATAATGATCAAGGGATACTTCCTTTCCCCGTAGACCTTGAAACCATGCTTCATATGACAGGTATGTCTGAATTGGAGTTGAAAATAAATCTGGGTATTTTAGATAATTCAATTCTGGACCTACTTCAGCTTCATTCCAAAGAGGTTAGTAATATCCTTAAAAAAGATCAATACGAAATAAAGCCAGCCACAAAACATGACTTTGCGTTTGAAACCCCCTATGGAAAGATGTATCAAGGTGATTGTATTTCTCTTATGAATACCATGAAAAATGGTTCAGTAGATTTAATTTTCGCTGATCCACCCTTCAACTTAGATAAAGTATATGAATCAGGAATGAATGATAAGATAACGGATGAGGAATACCTACGTTGGACTGAGGAATGGGTATTGAAGTGTGTCGATTTACTCAAAGAAGGTGGCTCTTTATTCATTTGGAATCTTCCTAAGTGGAACACTTATATTTCAGACATATTGAACCAGCGACTAACCTTTAAGCATTGGATTGCCGTTGATATCAAATACAGACTTCCAATAAAAAACAAACTCTATCCATCACACTATTCACTTCTTTATTACACGAAGGGTGAAAAAGCAAATACCTTTAATGAGCAGAGACTACCATTGGAGATTTGTCGTAAATGCGGAGGAGATATTCGTGACTATGGGGGCTACAAGGACAAGTTAAACACTCTTGGTATTAACCTTACTGACGTTTGGTATGACATCCCTCCTGTCCGACATAGTAAATACAAAACAAGAGACAGCAACGAACTTTCAATGAAGCTGCTAGAACGTGTCATTAGCCTGTCCTCCAACGAAGGTGATCTAGTATTCGATCCCTTTGGCGGAAGCGGTACAACCTATGCTGTAGCTGAAATAATGAAGCGTAAATGGATCGGCGTTGAACTGGGTAGTGTGGATTTAATCAATAAAAGACTTAATGATTTGGATTCTCAGAAAACATACATCGATGACATACAACGAAACAAAAACACTCTATTTACCGACGATATGAAAAAGCTACGTATTAAGAAAGGCCATTGGTTACCTGAAACATTAAAGAAAAAAGGACTCAGTAAACAATCTGGTGATACTCTTTTCTAA
- a CDS encoding helix-turn-helix transcriptional regulator yields the protein MNPEKAFGITLKKYRGMVCLTQEALAYQCNLDRTYISLLERGLRRPTLNTIIVISESLNIKPSEIVQEVEQLLNEHNKSEDTGK from the coding sequence TTGAATCCAGAAAAGGCATTTGGAATAACTTTAAAGAAGTATCGTGGTATGGTCTGCCTGACTCAGGAAGCACTAGCTTATCAATGCAACCTTGATCGTACATATATTAGTCTTTTGGAGCGTGGTTTGAGAAGACCTACACTAAATACAATAATAGTTATTTCCGAGAGTCTTAATATAAAACCAAGTGAAATAGTTCAAGAAGTTGAACAACTACTCAATGAACATAACAAGAGTGAAGACACTGGTAAATAA